A region from the Sulfurivermis fontis genome encodes:
- the speE gene encoding polyamine aminopropyltransferase: protein MALDDTLWFTENPTADGSTFSLKITGKLHEEQTPFQKIEVYGTEGFGNLMVIDGYIMLTARDNYLYHEMLAHPVLFTHPNPKRVLIIGGGDCGTLREVLRHPEVAQVQQVDIDAGVTRAAERFFPELCESNNDPRAELHFADGIQWVQEATPGSYDVIIVDSTDPVGPAIGLFSEPFFRDCHRALGDDGIIVQQSESPLLNMQILTDMHKAMRGAGYADVQTLHFPQPVYPSGWWTCTMAAKHAFKGFRIADAVAKPFPTRYYSAEVHQGALALPPFMKEAFAKIAG, encoded by the coding sequence ATGGCCCTGGATGATACTCTCTGGTTCACCGAAAACCCCACCGCCGACGGTTCCACCTTTTCCCTCAAGATCACCGGCAAGCTGCACGAGGAACAGACGCCGTTCCAGAAGATCGAGGTCTACGGCACCGAAGGTTTCGGCAACCTGATGGTGATCGACGGCTACATCATGCTCACCGCACGCGACAACTATCTCTACCACGAGATGCTGGCCCACCCGGTGCTGTTCACCCATCCGAATCCGAAGCGCGTACTGATCATCGGCGGCGGCGATTGCGGCACCCTGCGCGAGGTGCTGCGCCATCCGGAGGTGGCGCAGGTGCAGCAGGTGGATATCGATGCCGGCGTCACCCGCGCCGCGGAAAGGTTCTTCCCCGAACTGTGCGAATCCAACAACGACCCGCGCGCCGAACTGCACTTCGCCGACGGCATCCAGTGGGTGCAGGAGGCGACGCCCGGCAGCTATGACGTGATCATCGTCGACAGCACCGACCCGGTGGGCCCGGCCATCGGCCTGTTCTCCGAGCCGTTCTTCCGCGATTGCCACCGCGCGCTGGGGGACGATGGCATCATCGTGCAACAGAGCGAGTCGCCCCTGCTCAACATGCAGATCCTCACCGACATGCACAAGGCCATGCGCGGCGCCGGCTATGCCGACGTGCAGACCCTGCACTTCCCGCAGCCGGTGTACCCCTCCGGCTGGTGGACCTGCACCATGGCCGCCAAACACGCCTTCAAGGGATTCCGCATTGCCGACGCCGTGGCCAAACCCTTCCCCACCCGCTACTACAGCGCCGAGGTGCACCAGGGCGCGCTGGCCCTGCCGCCGTTCATGAAAGAGGCATTCGCAAAAATCGCCGGCTGA